One Cellulomonas soli DNA window includes the following coding sequences:
- a CDS encoding VOC family protein, translated as MSVDLAEVCFLTRDVPRLAAFYRDLLGTPSDGDDPVHQTFEQNGLQISIQRDDSTEPEGRQRLVIAFTVDDVDTEHERLRGLGVQVLEPPTTRPWGARNLVVADPDGNRVYLRTLLVG; from the coding sequence ATGAGCGTCGACCTCGCCGAGGTCTGCTTCCTCACCCGCGACGTGCCGCGACTGGCCGCCTTCTACCGCGACCTGCTCGGCACCCCGAGCGACGGCGACGACCCCGTCCACCAGACGTTCGAGCAGAACGGCCTGCAGATCTCGATCCAGCGGGACGACTCCACCGAGCCCGAGGGCCGACAGCGCCTCGTCATCGCGTTCACGGTCGACGACGTCGACACCGAGCACGAACGGCTGCGCGGCCTCGGGGTCCAGGTCCTCGAACCGCCGACGACCCGTCCGTGGGGCGCCCGCAACCTGGTCGTCGCCGACCCCGACGGGAACCGCGTCTACCTGCGCACGCTGCTGGTCGGGTGA
- a CDS encoding F0F1 ATP synthase subunit alpha: MTNLVDLSQAGLGGFGDVYGELGAVTEVADGVVFCSGLLRARLNEVVLIDGTHRGVVVLLTEDFVGIGVLSRGRDAVKEGSTVELTGELFTATVSGDIAGRVLDCSGAPVDGGRRLSGTVGRAAFAEPPALSAIARVDRPLETGIVAIDAVTPIGKGQRQQILGDRATGKTQLVMDIIVNQRGKRVRCLYVALGSRISEVSVLCDQLRVRGAMEYTTVVLAPADASLTEIYLAPYYAAALAEQLRDAGEDVLLVFDDLTAHADAYRSIALLLRRTPGREAYPGDVFYLHGSLLERGAQMTEERGGGSITMLALVDTLSGDLTGYIASNVMSITDGQIALSTTLANEGQMPPIDLGPSVSRIGRDAQYPVVARLTGGLRRVLAAYEDLKPMLMYDNALSEAQRGQVAAARAIRAVLAQRAWQPVRLGELVVLLWALQEGVLAALPVWDMAVMRDLLVKVANESEDYPDFEDSIRQIDRLAEPHLEFLRAVVEAARARLG; this comes from the coding sequence GTGACGAACCTCGTGGATCTCTCCCAGGCCGGTCTCGGCGGGTTCGGTGACGTGTACGGCGAGCTCGGTGCCGTCACGGAGGTCGCCGACGGCGTGGTGTTCTGCTCCGGCCTGCTCAGGGCGCGCCTCAACGAGGTCGTGCTGATCGACGGCACGCACCGCGGCGTGGTCGTCCTGCTCACCGAGGACTTCGTCGGCATCGGCGTGCTGTCCCGTGGCAGGGACGCGGTCAAGGAGGGCTCGACCGTCGAGCTGACCGGTGAGCTGTTCACCGCGACGGTCAGCGGTGACATCGCCGGGCGGGTCCTGGACTGCTCGGGGGCGCCGGTGGACGGCGGTCGCCGCCTGAGCGGCACGGTCGGTCGCGCCGCGTTCGCCGAACCGCCCGCGCTGAGCGCGATCGCGCGGGTCGACCGCCCGCTCGAGACCGGCATCGTCGCGATCGACGCGGTCACGCCGATCGGCAAGGGGCAGCGTCAGCAGATCCTCGGGGACAGGGCCACGGGCAAGACCCAGCTCGTCATGGACATCATCGTCAACCAGCGCGGCAAGCGGGTGCGGTGCCTGTACGTGGCGCTCGGCTCGCGGATCAGCGAGGTCTCGGTCCTGTGCGACCAGCTGCGCGTGCGCGGTGCGATGGAGTACACGACCGTCGTCCTCGCGCCGGCGGACGCCTCGCTCACGGAGATCTACCTCGCCCCGTACTACGCCGCAGCCCTCGCCGAGCAGCTGCGGGACGCCGGTGAGGACGTGCTGCTGGTCTTCGACGACCTCACGGCGCACGCCGACGCGTACCGGTCGATCGCGCTGCTGCTGCGACGCACCCCGGGGCGCGAGGCCTACCCGGGCGACGTGTTCTACCTGCACGGCAGCCTGCTCGAGCGTGGCGCGCAGATGACCGAGGAGCGGGGCGGCGGGTCGATCACCATGCTGGCCCTCGTCGACACGCTCTCCGGCGACCTGACCGGGTACATCGCCTCGAACGTCATGTCGATCACCGACGGCCAGATCGCGCTGTCGACGACGCTGGCCAACGAGGGTCAGATGCCCCCGATCGACCTGGGCCCCTCGGTGTCCCGGATCGGCCGGGACGCGCAGTACCCGGTGGTCGCCCGGCTCACCGGCGGTCTGCGCCGGGTCCTCGCGGCCTACGAGGACCTCAAGCCCATGCTCATGTACGACAACGCGCTGAGCGAGGCCCAGCGTGGTCAGGTCGCCGCCGCCCGTGCGATCCGTGCGGTCCTGGCGCAGCGGGCCTGGCAGCCCGTCCGGCTGGGCGAGCTGGTCGTCCTGCTCTGGGCCCTGCAGGAGGGCGTCCTCGCGGCGCTTCCGGTCTGGGACATGGCCGTGATGCGCGACCTGCTGGTCAAGGTCGCGAACGAGTCGGAGGACTACCCGGACTTCGAGGACTCGATCCGTCAGATCGACCGGCTGGCCGAACCGCATCTGGAGTTCCTGCGCGCGGTCGTCGAGGCCGCGCGGGCGAGGTTGGGATGA
- a CDS encoding DUF4097 family beta strand repeat-containing protein, with protein MPTYQTPTPIDLAINLPVGAIDVIATDRTDTVVTVTPTNPSRAVDRRGAEETKVDLDLDSRRLTVTGPKPRLSWIGPTESVDVRVELPSGSRFTAEISVGGLRTVGRLGATRIKNSTGPVDVDAVGDLWVRASHGNVTAGTVDGGCEIIADHGQIRLGAVTGDALLKASHGSVRIGESGGDVEAKLSYGDLEIEKALGSVTAKTAYGAIELNEVTTGSVQVESGYGQVTIGVRPGVPAWLDLSSRDGHVRNRLDGDRAPEAGEESVAVRARTRSGSITVQRAR; from the coding sequence ATGCCCACGTACCAGACCCCCACCCCGATCGACCTGGCCATCAACCTGCCGGTCGGCGCGATCGACGTCATCGCCACCGACCGCACGGACACGGTCGTCACGGTGACGCCCACCAACCCCTCCCGGGCCGTCGACCGCCGAGGCGCGGAGGAGACCAAGGTCGACCTCGACCTCGACAGCCGGCGGCTGACCGTCACGGGACCCAAGCCCCGGCTCAGCTGGATCGGCCCGACCGAGTCCGTCGACGTACGGGTCGAGCTGCCGTCGGGGTCACGGTTCACCGCCGAGATCTCCGTCGGCGGCCTGCGGACCGTCGGCCGCCTGGGTGCCACCCGGATCAAGAACTCGACGGGGCCCGTGGACGTCGACGCCGTCGGCGACCTGTGGGTGCGTGCCTCGCACGGCAACGTCACCGCGGGCACCGTCGACGGCGGGTGCGAGATCATCGCCGACCACGGCCAGATCCGGCTGGGCGCCGTCACGGGCGACGCGCTGCTCAAGGCCTCCCACGGCTCCGTCCGGATCGGGGAGTCCGGCGGCGACGTCGAGGCCAAGCTCTCCTACGGCGACCTGGAGATCGAGAAGGCGCTGGGCTCCGTGACCGCGAAGACCGCCTACGGCGCCATCGAGCTGAACGAGGTCACGACCGGCTCCGTCCAGGTCGAGAGCGGGTACGGCCAGGTCACCATCGGCGTCCGGCCCGGTGTGCCTGCATGGCTCGACCTGTCGTCCCGGGACGGGCACGTGCGCAACCGGCTCGACGGCGACCGCGCCCCGGAGGCGGGCGAGGAGTCCGTCGCGGTGCGAGCACGCACCCGGTCCGGCTCCATCACCGTCCAGCGCGCCCGCTGA
- a CDS encoding PadR family transcriptional regulator encodes MDDSSTSQLRRGVIGPCILALLATGPRYGLQIVKELDQGGRLLTSQGTVYPLLTRLSEAGLIRTAWEEIESGRSRRYYEPTPAGLARLEEFIGEWSRFTSTVDALLTRAPDSAVHEGATEETR; translated from the coding sequence ATGGACGACAGCAGCACCAGTCAGCTGAGGCGTGGCGTCATAGGCCCGTGCATCTTGGCGCTTCTGGCCACAGGGCCCCGCTACGGGCTCCAGATAGTGAAGGAGCTCGACCAAGGCGGACGGCTCTTGACGAGCCAAGGGACCGTCTATCCGCTTCTGACCCGCCTGAGCGAGGCAGGTCTGATCCGAACAGCGTGGGAAGAGATCGAGAGCGGCCGCTCCCGACGCTATTACGAGCCGACGCCTGCCGGCCTGGCGCGTCTGGAGGAGTTCATCGGTGAGTGGTCCCGCTTCACGAGCACGGTGGACGCGCTCCTGACGCGGGCGCCTGACAGCGCCGTCCACGAAGGCGCCACCGAGGAGACGCGTTGA
- a CDS encoding GNAT family N-acetyltransferase encodes MTPTYHRAPLADLDPHVLYRVLRLRVQVFVVEQDCAYEDLDGRDLEPGAELLWAADGDEVVSTVRVLHEPAALRIGRVATAPAARSRGVAAELMRRAVDRCTQLDPAASIVLDAQAHLAAWYARFGFVVDGEPFEEDGIPHLPMRRPGGSGHGA; translated from the coding sequence GTGACACCGACCTACCACCGCGCACCGCTGGCCGACCTCGACCCGCACGTGCTGTACCGCGTGCTGCGCCTGCGCGTGCAGGTCTTCGTCGTCGAGCAGGACTGCGCGTACGAGGACCTGGACGGCCGCGACCTGGAACCCGGTGCCGAGCTGCTGTGGGCGGCCGACGGCGACGAGGTCGTCTCGACCGTGCGTGTGCTGCACGAGCCGGCCGCCCTCCGCATCGGACGGGTCGCGACCGCCCCGGCGGCCCGGTCACGCGGGGTGGCCGCCGAGCTCATGCGACGGGCGGTCGATCGCTGCACCCAGCTGGACCCCGCCGCGAGCATCGTCCTCGACGCCCAGGCGCACCTGGCGGCCTGGTACGCCCGGTTCGGGTTCGTCGTGGACGGCGAGCCCTTCGAGGAGGACGGCATCCCGCACCTGCCGATGCGGCGGCCCGGGGGATCGGGGCACGGCGCATGA
- a CDS encoding FadR/GntR family transcriptional regulator has translation MTRRTGLIDTTVGELRSRIVSGEWPVGSRIPPEPALVDLLGVGRNTVREAVQSLVHAGLLARRQGSGTFVLSTSEMAVTMGRHIAEARQRDVIEVRRALELEAARLAARRRSAEDTNALLRRRDERAAAYKAGDLERMVSTDLDLHRLIVRTAGNPVLNGLYENLLDAIGENIRFNFVTDTHGHDAHDGLVDAIVAGDDALAVEETSRYLSALLGER, from the coding sequence ATGACGCGCCGCACCGGGCTGATCGACACCACGGTCGGTGAGCTGCGCTCCCGCATCGTCTCCGGCGAGTGGCCGGTCGGCTCCCGGATCCCGCCGGAGCCCGCACTGGTCGACCTGCTGGGCGTCGGGCGCAACACCGTCCGCGAAGCCGTGCAGTCCCTCGTGCACGCCGGGCTCCTGGCCCGCCGGCAGGGCTCGGGCACGTTCGTCCTCTCGACCTCCGAGATGGCCGTCACCATGGGCCGGCACATCGCCGAGGCCCGTCAGCGTGACGTCATCGAGGTCCGGCGCGCCCTCGAGCTCGAGGCCGCACGCCTGGCCGCCCGCCGCCGCTCCGCCGAGGACACCAACGCCCTGCTGCGTCGCCGCGACGAACGCGCCGCCGCCTACAAGGCCGGCGACCTCGAGCGCATGGTCTCCACCGACCTCGACCTGCACCGGCTCATCGTGCGCACCGCAGGCAACCCCGTGCTCAACGGCCTCTACGAGAACCTGCTCGACGCGATCGGCGAGAACATCCGGTTCAACTTCGTCACCGACACCCACGGGCACGACGCCCACGACGGCCTCGTCGACGCGATCGTCGCCGGTGACGACGCACTCGCGGTCGAGGAGACGTCCCGGTACCTGTCGGCGCTCCTCGGGGAACGCTGA
- a CDS encoding HAAS signaling domain-containing protein has product MTEYLRRLGQASAHAPIDRRETLFGEVAEHLRATVPLNATDEYARRLLSEFGSPEDLAAEAFGMAAGPEPASRHRWLRPGGAVAVVVAAAGAAIALAVTGSTASTDETTVGTPAVDVSAVTPPAVALLQPGPRTTEGRAYAEYAREIDSLPALPEGVDYPDGVPPQLEPTEPVVAETGIGAVVADFTWLCIWESEYLDAYDADAFERVLDAEQALRSWGDFTPLPPEDFEGWSRNVLTPLQFDDPSGVRADRLQACNQAGIRVP; this is encoded by the coding sequence GTGACCGAGTACCTTCGGCGCCTCGGCCAGGCTTCTGCGCACGCTCCGATCGACCGTCGTGAAACCCTGTTCGGGGAAGTTGCGGAGCACCTGCGCGCAACGGTGCCGCTGAATGCGACCGACGAGTACGCCCGAAGGCTGCTCTCAGAGTTCGGATCCCCTGAGGACCTGGCTGCTGAGGCATTCGGCATGGCCGCCGGACCGGAACCGGCGAGCCGACACCGATGGCTGCGACCTGGCGGTGCTGTCGCGGTCGTCGTCGCCGCGGCCGGCGCCGCAATCGCGCTCGCAGTTACGGGTTCGACCGCTAGCACGGACGAGACGACCGTTGGTACGCCGGCAGTCGATGTCTCGGCGGTCACGCCTCCGGCGGTCGCCCTGCTGCAGCCAGGACCGCGGACTACCGAGGGACGCGCATACGCCGAGTACGCCCGCGAGATCGACTCCCTCCCGGCGCTGCCCGAAGGCGTGGACTATCCCGATGGTGTTCCGCCGCAGCTCGAGCCGACCGAGCCCGTCGTCGCCGAGACGGGGATCGGCGCGGTCGTCGCCGACTTCACGTGGCTCTGCATCTGGGAGAGCGAGTACCTCGATGCATACGACGCCGACGCGTTCGAGCGCGTCCTCGATGCCGAGCAAGCCTTGCGCTCGTGGGGTGACTTCACTCCACTTCCACCTGAGGACTTCGAGGGGTGGTCTCGGAACGTGCTCACACCGCTGCAGTTCGACGACCCCTCAGGGGTGCGTGCCGACCGCCTGCAGGCGTGCAATCAAGCTGGCATCCGCGTCCCCTGA
- a CDS encoding histidine kinase — MELGQYVTDLQRQLVDAADNGTEETRAVAERLVAGLDSAVRLVLLDVLSAAAGEITRDLAPGSVDLRLRGREVEFVVAQSSSEPADDDQQPAPLDLDDVSTSRTTLRLPDALKARVDEAATADGLSVNTWLVRAVAAALQPKQRRSAQRALRTGDSFAGWAR; from the coding sequence ATGGAACTGGGACAGTACGTCACCGACCTCCAGCGTCAGCTGGTGGACGCCGCGGACAACGGCACCGAGGAGACCCGCGCGGTCGCCGAACGGCTCGTCGCCGGGCTCGACTCCGCGGTCCGGCTCGTGCTGCTCGACGTCCTGTCGGCGGCAGCCGGCGAGATCACCCGTGACCTCGCACCCGGTTCGGTCGACCTGCGGCTGCGCGGCCGCGAGGTCGAGTTCGTCGTCGCCCAGTCGAGCAGCGAGCCCGCCGACGACGACCAGCAGCCGGCCCCCCTCGACCTCGACGACGTGAGCACCTCCCGCACGACCCTGCGCCTGCCCGACGCCCTCAAGGCGCGGGTCGACGAGGCGGCGACGGCCGACGGGCTGTCCGTCAACACCTGGCTGGTCCGTGCGGTCGCGGCTGCGCTCCAGCCCAAGCAGCGACGATCCGCGCAACGTGCGCTGCGCACCGGCGACAGCTTCGCCGGCTGGGCGCGCTGA
- the atpD gene encoding F0F1 ATP synthase subunit beta, with amino-acid sequence MTEQSTAVRRGTVTGVNGFILDALFANQELPEIGAALEYTGPSGTYAAEVVAHVGLDTVRANAIGETSGVRRGQEVLTTGAPMCFPVGDGLLGRRLDARGTPTDDRGPLQFSELRPIARPAPALAELSSRREIIRTGIRAIDVMCPILRGGKAGLFGGAGVGKSVLIQELMLSIGTTGGVSVFAGVGERGREGVELYRELTESGALESTVMVLGRMSEAPGVRIQAAYAGLTAAEYFRDDAGRDVLFFVDNVFRMLQAGAEVSTQLGKAPIIGGYQPTLAAEIGRFEERIASTTKAAITSIQAVFLPADDIDDPSAVATFAHLDSTVVLSRAVAASGIYPAIDPLASTSRGLDPTLVGHRHFQVATAARACLQRFSEIEEIVAIVGLEELGAADRKTVRRARMIRNYLAQRLVVSERYTGEPGVVADLAASLDVLEGICEGSYDDRDDAEFLYVAQLPPAGA; translated from the coding sequence ATGACTGAGCAGTCCACCGCCGTGCGTCGGGGCACGGTCACCGGCGTCAACGGGTTCATCCTCGATGCGCTGTTCGCCAACCAGGAGCTGCCCGAGATCGGTGCCGCGCTGGAGTACACGGGTCCGTCGGGCACCTATGCCGCCGAGGTCGTCGCGCACGTCGGGCTGGACACGGTGCGGGCCAACGCGATCGGCGAGACGAGCGGTGTGCGGCGCGGCCAGGAGGTGCTGACGACCGGTGCGCCGATGTGCTTCCCGGTGGGGGACGGGCTGCTCGGACGTCGTCTGGACGCCCGCGGTACGCCGACCGACGACCGCGGTCCGCTGCAGTTCAGCGAGCTGCGTCCGATCGCCCGGCCCGCCCCGGCGCTGGCCGAGCTGTCCAGCCGTCGCGAGATCATCCGGACGGGCATCCGTGCGATCGACGTGATGTGCCCGATCCTGCGTGGCGGCAAGGCGGGGCTGTTCGGCGGGGCCGGCGTCGGCAAGTCGGTGCTCATCCAGGAGCTCATGCTCAGCATCGGCACGACCGGCGGCGTCTCGGTGTTCGCGGGCGTCGGCGAGCGCGGCCGCGAGGGTGTCGAGCTGTATCGCGAGCTGACCGAGTCCGGGGCGCTGGAGTCGACGGTGATGGTCCTGGGCCGGATGTCCGAGGCCCCCGGGGTGCGGATCCAGGCGGCCTACGCCGGGCTCACCGCGGCGGAGTACTTCCGTGACGACGCCGGCCGCGACGTGCTGTTCTTCGTCGACAACGTGTTCCGCATGCTGCAGGCCGGGGCCGAGGTGTCGACCCAGCTGGGCAAGGCGCCGATCATCGGCGGCTACCAGCCCACGCTGGCGGCCGAGATCGGCCGGTTCGAGGAGCGGATCGCGTCGACCACGAAGGCCGCGATCACCTCGATCCAGGCGGTCTTCCTCCCGGCCGACGACATCGACGACCCGTCCGCGGTGGCCACGTTCGCCCACCTGGACTCGACGGTCGTGCTGTCCCGGGCGGTCGCGGCGTCGGGCATCTACCCGGCGATCGACCCCTTGGCGTCGACCTCGCGGGGCCTGGACCCGACGCTCGTCGGCCACCGTCACTTCCAGGTGGCCACGGCGGCGCGCGCCTGCCTGCAGCGGTTCTCCGAGATCGAGGAGATCGTGGCGATCGTCGGGCTGGAGGAGCTGGGGGCGGCCGACCGCAAGACGGTCCGGCGGGCGAGGATGATCCGCAACTACCTCGCGCAGCGGCTCGTCGTCTCGGAGCGCTACACCGGTGAGCCGGGTGTGGTCGCCGACCTGGCCGCCAGCCTCGACGTGCTGGAGGGCATCTGCGAGGGCAGCTACGACGACCGCGACGACGCGGAGTTCCTGTACGTCGCCCAGCTGCCGCCGGCGGGTGCCTGA
- a CDS encoding ABC transporter permease — MSATHVVADTAVLTGRSMQHITRSVDTIITTAVTPIAIMVLFVYVFGGAIETGTDSYVDYLLPGILLIAIASGIAYTAVRLFTDLQSGIFERFHSMPVARSSVLWAHVLTSLAANAITVVIIVLVGLAMGFRTSAGPAAWLAVAGILVLFTLALTWAAVIAGLTAKSVDGAAGFSYVLIFLPFISSAFVPTDTMPAPVRAFAENQPVTSIVDTIQALFAQEPVGSDIWVALAWCVGILVVAYLFAMSAYRRRIS, encoded by the coding sequence ATGAGCGCCACCCACGTCGTCGCCGACACCGCCGTCCTGACGGGTCGCTCGATGCAGCACATCACCCGCAGCGTCGACACGATCATCACGACCGCCGTCACCCCGATCGCCATCATGGTGCTGTTCGTCTACGTCTTCGGCGGGGCGATCGAGACGGGCACCGACAGCTACGTCGACTACCTGCTCCCGGGGATCCTGCTCATCGCCATCGCGTCCGGCATCGCCTACACGGCCGTGCGGTTGTTCACGGACCTGCAGAGCGGGATCTTCGAACGGTTCCACTCCATGCCGGTCGCGCGCTCGTCCGTGCTGTGGGCGCACGTGCTGACCTCGCTGGCCGCCAACGCCATCACGGTCGTCATCATCGTGCTCGTCGGCCTCGCGATGGGCTTCCGCACCTCGGCCGGGCCCGCGGCCTGGCTCGCCGTCGCCGGCATCCTGGTGCTGTTCACCCTCGCGCTGACCTGGGCCGCCGTCATCGCCGGTCTGACCGCCAAGTCCGTGGACGGTGCCGCAGGCTTCTCCTACGTGCTGATCTTCCTGCCGTTCATCAGCTCGGCCTTCGTCCCCACCGACACGATGCCGGCCCCCGTACGGGCCTTCGCCGAGAACCAGCCGGTCACGTCGATCGTCGACACCATCCAGGCGCTGTTCGCCCAGGAGCCCGTCGGCAGCGACATCTGGGTCGCCCTCGCCTGGTGCGTCGGCATCCTCGTCGTCGCCTACCTGTTCGCGATGTCGGCCTACCGGCGCCGGATCAGCTGA
- a CDS encoding ABC transporter ATP-binding protein, which produces MTSTSTNARGREPAIRVQGIEKSFGELHVLRGVDLEVATGSVFALLGSNGAGKTTMIRILSTLLRPDAGTAAVHGAEVTADALRVRESISLTGQFAAVDEILSGRENLVLVARLRHLKDPGRIADDLLARFSLTEAAARRVATYSGGMRRRLDIAMSLVGRPSVIFLDEPTTGLDPEARLEVWQIVQELAEQGTTILLTTQYLEEAEQLADRIAILHEGRIIADGTLAELKALLPPATVEYVEKQPSLEDVFLALVGTGSASSTGSTASTASTDEAARKEQS; this is translated from the coding sequence ATGACCAGCACATCCACGAACGCACGGGGCCGGGAACCGGCCATCCGTGTGCAGGGCATCGAGAAGTCGTTCGGCGAGCTGCACGTCCTGCGGGGCGTGGACCTCGAGGTGGCGACCGGCTCCGTCTTCGCCCTGCTCGGCTCGAACGGCGCCGGCAAGACCACGATGATCCGGATCCTGTCCACGCTGCTGCGCCCCGACGCGGGCACGGCCGCCGTCCACGGGGCCGAGGTCACCGCGGACGCGCTGCGAGTCCGGGAGTCCATCAGCCTGACCGGGCAGTTCGCCGCGGTCGACGAGATCCTCTCGGGCCGGGAGAACCTCGTGCTCGTCGCCCGGCTGCGGCACCTGAAGGACCCCGGCCGGATCGCCGACGACCTGCTGGCGCGGTTCAGCCTCACCGAGGCCGCCGCGCGCCGGGTCGCGACGTACTCCGGAGGCATGCGCCGCCGGCTCGACATCGCCATGAGCCTCGTCGGGCGGCCGAGCGTGATCTTCCTCGACGAGCCGACCACCGGCCTCGACCCCGAGGCGCGGCTCGAGGTGTGGCAGATCGTCCAGGAGCTGGCCGAGCAGGGCACCACGATCCTGCTCACCACGCAGTACCTGGAGGAGGCCGAGCAGCTCGCCGACCGCATCGCGATCCTGCACGAGGGTCGCATCATCGCCGACGGCACCCTCGCCGAGCTCAAGGCGCTGCTCCCGCCGGCGACCGTCGAGTACGTGGAGAAGCAGCCGAGCCTCGAGGACGTCTTCCTCGCCCTCGTGGGCACCGGCAGCGCCAGCAGCACGGGAAGCACCGCAAGCACCGCAAGCACCGACGAAGCAGCACGGAAGGAGCAGTCATGA
- a CDS encoding ATP F0F1 synthase subunit C, producing the protein MNESVVAASVLGAALVVGLGVLGACIGQGHAVARAIESLGRNPNARSVVMNVLIIGLVTMVVLMLFALAIAVVLLYLNPFVG; encoded by the coding sequence ATGAACGAGAGCGTCGTCGCGGCCAGCGTGCTGGGCGCGGCACTGGTCGTGGGTCTCGGTGTGCTCGGCGCCTGCATCGGGCAGGGCCATGCGGTGGCCCGCGCGATCGAGTCCCTGGGCCGCAACCCCAACGCGCGCAGCGTCGTGATGAACGTCCTGATCATCGGCCTGGTCACGATGGTCGTGCTCATGCTGTTCGCCCTGGCCATCGCCGTCGTCCTGCTCTACCTCAACCCGTTCGTCGGTTGA
- a CDS encoding F0F1 ATP synthase subunit gamma: MSTTALKALSDEIDSLEATSQVVHAFELLAMVHLPELRRQVDAVRAYTDAVLHSIAEIAEHGELRYSVEAEGQGRRDLVVLITSSMGMCGSYNQDVFAALEKRRQAERAEQAERAGGVEGAEGAAGAVDEADYLVIGSRGLRYLAERHQAVLGSYDLALERVDVVTVAGLAAAAVDRVRSGLNRRVLVAYTHYEDVVTFAARVVQLYPLHLPPPRPTDVHAPVVDFELEPAEVLAQFVDTYAIGQLFAWVRHAVASEYGMRRMTTNLSKRALRDSLTERRRHYRKVRMAAESAELLDVLSSQQAVRGRRTTRGARDD, from the coding sequence ATGAGCACGACCGCGCTCAAGGCGCTGTCGGACGAGATCGACTCCCTGGAGGCGACGAGCCAGGTCGTGCACGCGTTCGAGCTGCTGGCCATGGTGCACCTGCCGGAGCTGCGCAGGCAGGTCGACGCGGTCCGGGCGTACACGGACGCGGTGCTGCACTCCATCGCGGAGATCGCCGAGCACGGCGAGCTGCGGTACTCGGTCGAGGCCGAGGGGCAGGGTCGTCGTGACCTCGTCGTGCTGATCACCTCGTCGATGGGCATGTGCGGCTCGTACAACCAGGACGTCTTCGCGGCGCTGGAGAAGCGTCGGCAGGCCGAGCGGGCCGAGCAGGCCGAGCGGGCCGGAGGTGTCGAGGGTGCCGAGGGTGCTGCCGGTGCCGTCGACGAGGCGGACTACCTCGTCATCGGCAGCCGCGGGCTGCGCTACCTCGCCGAGCGTCACCAGGCGGTCCTGGGGTCGTACGACCTGGCGCTGGAGCGTGTCGACGTCGTCACGGTCGCGGGCCTGGCCGCCGCGGCGGTCGACCGGGTCCGCTCGGGTCTCAACCGCCGTGTCCTGGTCGCCTACACCCACTACGAGGACGTGGTGACGTTCGCGGCGCGGGTCGTCCAGCTCTACCCGCTGCACCTGCCGCCGCCGCGGCCGACCGACGTGCACGCCCCCGTGGTCGACTTCGAGCTCGAACCTGCCGAGGTGCTCGCGCAGTTCGTCGACACCTACGCGATCGGGCAGCTGTTCGCGTGGGTGCGGCACGCGGTGGCCTCCGAGTACGGCATGCGACGGATGACCACGAACCTGTCCAAGCGCGCGCTGCGCGACTCGTTGACCGAGCGGCGCCGGCACTACCGCAAGGTCCGCATGGCCGCCGAGTCGGCCGAGCTGCTGGACGTCCTGAGCAGCCAGCAGGCCGTCCGTGGACGCCGCACGACCAGGGGAGCGCGTGATGACTGA